A section of the Kluyveromyces lactis strain NRRL Y-1140 chromosome F complete sequence genome encodes:
- the ARG7 gene encoding glutamate N-acetyltransferase (highly similar to uniprot|Q04728 Saccharomyces cerevisiae YMR062C ECM40 Mitochondrial ornithine acetyltransferase catalyzes the fifth step in arginine biosynthesis also possesses acetylglutamate synthase activity regenerates acetylglutamate while forming ornithine): MKVTFSLMQKASKQIDKFALYVPKSGVFPKGFKVATQATGVKKNGNLDLGIIRNVNTSRPSSAAAVFTTNKFKAAPVLVSKEVLEVTGGENVDAIVVNSGCANAVTGEVGLKDAREIAGVANQNLGKQNATLVMSTGVIGQRLSMDKIVPALSQQFETNAFKDDFESWLNLARAISTTDTFPKLISSNFKLANGTEYTLTGIAKGAGMICPNMATLLGFIVTDLPITPSALQKMLRSATDRSFNCISVDGDMSTNDTISMLANGAVDTAVIDENSQDFVQVQTQVTEFAQRLAQLVVRDGEGSTKFVTVNVKNALNFKDAKIIAESISNSMLVKTALYGQDANWGRILCAIGYAKLDNLQSLDDKKINVSFVATDNSEPKELKLIVDGVPQLDIDEARASELLAQQDLEVLVDLGTGSEECQFWTCDLTHEYVTINGDYRS; this comes from the coding sequence ATGAAGGTCACTTTTTCGCTTATGCAGAAGGCATCAAAACAGATAGATAAGTTCGCATTGTACGTTCCCAAAAGCGGCGTGTTTCCTAAGGGATTCAAAGTAGCCACTCAAGCTACTGGTGTCAAGAAAAATGGCAATTTAGATCTAGGTATCATTAGAAATGTTAATACATCTCGTCCATCGAGTGCTGCTGCTGTGTTTACTACAAATAAATTCAAGGCTGCTCCAGTTCTTGTATCTAAAGAAGTATTGGAAGTTACTGGTGGTGAGAATGTTGATGCTATTGTGGTTAACTCTGGATGTGCTAATGCCGTTACTGGGGAAGTCGGTTTGAAAGATGCCAGGGAAATCGCTGGTGTGGCTAATCAAAACTTGGGTAAACAAAATGCCACTTTGGTCATGTCCACTGGTGTCATTGGGCAAAGATTATCAATGGATAAGATTGTACCAGCTCTATCGCAACAATTCGAAACCAATGCgttcaaagatgatttcGAATCCTGGTTGAATCTGGCCAGGGCGATTTCCACCACCGATACCTTCCCAAAGCttatttcttccaatttcaaattggCCAACGGTACTGAGTATACTCTTACCGGTATTGCTAAGGGTGCCGGTATGATTTGCCCTAACATGGCTACATTGTTGGGATTCATCGTTACCGATTTGCCAATCACTCCATCTGCATTGCAAAAAATGTTGCGTTCCGCCACTGATCGTTCCTTTAACTGTATTTCAGTAGATGGTGATATGAGTACTAACGACACTATCAGTATGCTTGCCAACGGTGCTGTCGATACAGCTgttattgatgaaaacagtCAGGATTTTGTTCAAGTACAAACTCAAGTAACAGAATTTGCCCAACGGTTGGCACAATTAGTTGTCCGTGATGGTGAAGGATCCACCAAATTTGTTACTGTTAACGTCAAGAACGCcttgaatttcaaagatgctAAGATTATAGCGGAATCTATTTCTAATTCTATGTTGGTTAAAACCGCTTTATATGGTCAAGACGCTAACTGGGGCAGAATTCTTTGTGCTATTGGATACGCTAAATTGGACAACCTACAATCTTTAGATGATAAAAAGATCAATGTGTCCTTTGTTGCTACTGATAATTCGGAACCAAAGGAGTTGAAGCTAATCGTTGATGGTGTACCACAacttgatattgatgaagcAAGAGCATCTGAACTTTTGGCACAACAAGACTTAGAAGTACTAGTTGATCTCGGCACTGGTTCTGAAGAGTGTCAATTCTGGACTTGCGACTTGACTCATGAGTACGTGACTATCAACGGTGACTATCGTTCGTAA
- the RNA14 gene encoding cleavage polyadenylation factor subunit RNA14 (similar to uniprot|P25298 Saccharomyces cerevisiae YMR061W RNA14 Cleavage and polyadenylation factor I (CF I) component involved in cleavage and polyadenylation of mRNA 3' ends bridges interaction between Rna15p and Hrp1p in the CF I complex): MSDGTATPDPLPSSSNTSTSLRPTSRVRDESDVIGKLNDMIEEQPTDIFLYVKLLKHHVSLKQWKQVYETFDKLHDRFPLMANIWCMRLSLEFDKMEELDAAVIEPVLARCLSKELGNNDLSLWLSYITYVRKKNDIITGGEEARNIVIQAFQVVVDKCAIFEPKSIQFWNEYLHFLEHWKPVNKFEEQQRVQYIRKLYKTLLCQPMDCLESMWQRYTQWEQDVNQLTARRHIGELSAQYMNARSLYQDWLNITKGLKRNLPITLNQATESNLPKPNEYDVQQLLIWLEWIRWESDNKLELSDDLHKARMTYVYMQAAQHVCFAPEIWFNMANYQGEKNTDSTVITKYLKLGQQCIPNSAVLAFSLSEQYELNTKIPEIETTILSCIDRIHLDLAALMEDDPTNESAINQLKSKLTYVYCVYMNTMKRIQGLAASRKIFGKCRRLKKLVTPDIYLENAYIEYHISKDTKTACKVLELGLKYFATDGEYINKYLDFLIYVNEESQVKSLFESSIDKISDSHLLKMIFQKVIFFESKVGSLNSVRTLEKRFFEKFPEVNKLEEFTNKYKVLDVNYLQRLELDYMVRDVMPEAIALDRGSNNLKRTMREEEDGQAFKKFKANEDPIPPEIVELLKVLPKRQYFKVTIFEAHAFSEFLSDKVTIQ, encoded by the coding sequence ATGTCAGACGGTACAGCTACGCCAGATCCACTTCCAAGTAGTAGCAATACATCAACATCTCTACGCCCCACAAGTAGGGTACGAGATGAGTCAGATGTTATTGGGAAGCTAAATGATATGATCGAAGAGCAACCTACAGATATTTTTCTGTATGTGAAGCTACTTAAACACCACGTCTCATTGAAGCAGTGGAAACAGGTTTATGAAACGTTCGACAAATTGCATGACAGATTCCCATTAATGGCCAATATTTGGTGTATGAGATTGAGccttgaatttgataagatGGAAGAGCTAGATGCTGCTGTAATTGAACCGGTGCTAGCTCGCTGTTTATCCAAAGAGTTGGGGAACAATGATCTCTCTTTATGGTTATCTTATATAACTTATgtgagaaagaagaatgacATTATCACCGGCGGTGAAGAAGCGAGAAACATCGTAATTCAGGCTTTCCAAGTCGTGGTAGATAAGTGTGCCATTTTCGAACCAAAATCAATACAATTTTGGAATGAATACCTTCACTTTTTAGAGCATTGGAAGCCTGTCAACAAGTTTGAGGAGCAACAGAGAGTTCAGTATATAAGGAAATTATACAAGACTCTATTATGTCAACCAATGGACTGTTTGGAATCTATGTGGCAAAGATATACTCAGTGGGAACAGGATGTTAATCAGCTTACTGCTCGTAGACACATCGGAGAGCTGTCTGCCCAGTATATGAATGCGAGATCTTTGTATCAGGACTGGTTGAACATCACGAAAGgattgaaaagaaatttacCAATTACGTTAAATCAAGCCACTGAATCCAATCTTCCGAAACCCAACGAGTACGATGTTCAGCAATTACTTATATGGTTGGAATGGATTCGTTGGGAATCAGACAACAAGTTGGAACTATCAGATGACCTTCACAAGGCCAGAATGacatatgtatatatgcAGGCAGCGCAGCATGTCTGCTTTGCACCTGAAATTTGGTTCAATATGGCAAACTATCAAGGCGAGAAAAATACTGATTCTACTGTTATTACTAAGTACTTGAAGTTAGGACAGCAATGCATACCAAATTCTGCAGTATTGGCTTTCAGCCTTTCAGAACAGTACGAGTTAAATACCAAAATACCAGAGATAGAAACCACAATATTATCGTGTATTGACCGCATACATCTTGATTTGGCAGCACTTATGGAAGATGATCCAACAAACGAAAGTGCTATCAACCAGCTGAAATCAAAACTAACATACGTATACTGCGTATACATGAATACAATGAAGAGGATACAGGGTCTTGCAGCGTCTCGTAAAATCTTTGGCAAATGCCGTAGGTTAAAAAAACTTGTAACACCCGATATTTACTTGGAGAACGCATATATCGAGTACCACATCAGCAAGGATACCAAAACTGCGTGCAAGGTTCTAGAATTGGGACTTAAATATTTTGCTACGGATGGTGAGTATATTAACAAATATCTGGACTTCCTTATCTATGTCAATGAAGAATCTCAAGTCAAATCTTTGTTTGAGAGTAGTATTGACAAAATCTCAGATTCTCAccttttgaagatgatctTCCAAAAAGttatattctttgaatctAAGGTTGGTTCTCTAAATAGTGTGAGaactttggaaaagagATTCTTTGAGAAGTTTCCTGAAGTGAACAAGTTAGAAGAATTCACCAACAAATATAAGGTGCTCGATGTTAATTATCTGCAAAGGCTAGAGCTAGATTATATGGTCCGCGATGTCATGCCTGAAGCAATCGCCTTGGATCGTGGCTCTAATAATCTCAAACGCACAATGCGAGAGGAGGAAGACGGACaagctttcaaaaaattcaaaGCCAATGAAGACCCCATTCCCCCCGAAATTGTTGAGCTTTTGAAAGTACTTCCAAAGCGacaatatttcaaagttaCTATCTTTGAAGCTCATGCGTTTTCAGAGTTTTTAAGTGATAAAGTCACAATTCAATAG
- the SAM37 gene encoding SAM complex subunit SAM37 (similar to uniprot|P50110 Saccharomyces cerevisiae YMR060C SAM37 Component of the mitochondrial outer membrane sorting and assembly machinery (SAM) complex required for the sorting of some proteins to the outer membrane after import by the TOM complex) translates to MSGSKVLHLWGLNGEPSLVSPESIALCWLLKGGYVASGTVQVVYSNNTDLSPTGELPILIDTSAKITVGLYSIIEHLVHDNDVKLLSSALLQFISEELKTCTMYQLYLNPVNYNEYTSKIYSYLLHWPFWYNTPLSARSRARELCRDIMVTIPEDEENESTSNHQDELSEKATELAQSKVFKITRDSKRQQTKKLQELKNNSRFTTKLDNVLTNWESARQSLASAVLPADLVLVAHLKVQMALPQGDLLRSHLRNQYPSLYDKVNELIEKYDNSPVPNRDPTFSESGNVVTSTCYFLRTFV, encoded by the coding sequence ATGAGTGGTTCGAAAGTTTTGCATTTATGGGGGCTCAATGGAGAGCCTTCTCTAGTTTCTCCAGAAAGTATTGCATTATGTTGGTTGTTGAAGGGGGGGTATGTTGCCAGTGGAACGGTCCAGGTAGTTTATTCGAATAACACAGATCTCTCGCCAACGGGTGAATTGCCTATATTGATTGATACTTCTGCTAAGATAACGGTTGGATTGTATTCGATCATTGAACACTTGGTTCATGACAATGATGTGAAGTTACTTTCCTCTGCATTGTTGCAGTTCATCtctgaagaattgaagacaTGCACCATGTATCAGTTATATTTGAATCCAGTCAATTATAACGAATACACAAGTAAGATATATTCGTACCTATTGCATTGGCCGTTCTGGTATAACACTCCGTTGAGTGCTAGGAGCCGTGCCAGGGAATTATGTCGGGATATTATGGTTACAATCcctgaagatgaagaaaatgaaagcACAAGCAATCACCAAGATGAATTGAGTGAGAAAGCCACTGAATTAGCTCAATCTAAGGTATTTAAAATTACAAGAGATAGCAAAAGGCAGCAAACCaagaaacttcaagaaCTAAAGAATAACTCTAGGTTCACAACGAAACTGGACAACGTTCTTACAAATTGGGAAAGTGCAAGACAATCTTTGGCATCAGCTGTATTACCTGCAGATTTAGTACTTGTAGCTCATTTAAAGGTACAGATGGCCTTACCTCAAGGTGACCTGTTAAGATCGCATTTAAGAAATCAATATCCTAGTCTTTACGATAAGGTTAACGAACTCATAGAGAAATATGATAACTCACCAGTACCAAACAGGGATCCAACGTTTAGCGAAAGTGGGAACGTGGTAACGTCAACATGCTATTTTTTGAGAACGTTTGTCTAG
- the SEN15 gene encoding Sen15p (weakly similar to uniprot|Q04675 Saccharomyces cerevisiae YMR059W SEN15 Subunit of the tRNA splicing endonuclease which is composed of Sen2p Sen15p Sen34p and Sen54p) produces MVSMNAALCDVVYTNLVYQQLWTETEIINFEDVPIVCGKPSHRLTNDDNDNDADASNSEDIPSDGKEYVYPILMHQYKNSGFSMKSLDHIFSRLPDMIKRLTLGIVNDDGTVVYYFIYKGLRKPKKN; encoded by the coding sequence ATGGTTAGCATGAATGCTGCGCTTTGTGATGTGGTTTACACTAATTTAGTCTACCAGCAATTATGGACGGAGACGGAGATTATAAATTTCGAAGATGTGCCAATAGTTTGTGGGAAGCCATCTCATAGACTAACcaatgatgataatgataatgatgcCGATGCTAGCAACAGCGAGGATATACCAAGTGACGGAAAAGAGTACGTTTATCCTATACTAATGCATCAATATAAAAATAGTGGTTTCTCGATGAAGAGTTTGGACCATATATTTTCCCGGCTTCCGGACATGATCAAAAGGTTAACCTTGGGGATTGTTAATGATGATGGTACAGTTGTATATTACTTTATTTATAAAGGCTTAAGGAAGCccaagaaaaattga
- the PSG1 gene encoding Psg1p (similar to uniprot|P36081 Saccharomyces cerevisiae YKL077W), producing MILASWLVFSLLFLLESALGYRNVIQPKHTTTTSETPKPWMRTIYGTQPEIVTPTVIAGVTFGHPPKVTPDPLEAWVSLKKDGSPQTIKPQIKNGRTKNPSPDYGTYFKTASVTTYSEEQLIEMGIDPEGPHEEEVLADEDLTYLSLNPVIRCTPDRYFNKGLAKDETSAPFCTPKENADLKVDKTYFVSWFTRFFENDDGVKEDEVRVHLSYVQEKAHDKGYAKREMKATFFSSEWLKNLDGMYPLEVREEWLQGSYNKKVVVSVQPKSVPDDEFDPLEHGVVINIILGSKVFKTTKEQLALEDQGITDDTWYYVAMTIPTAVLFAVVFMYFFVQLNARYRDFSDVKRDALNQKRRVIGKFKDMKKYKNIKNHKYDELPLHKSSKQS from the coding sequence ATGATTTTAGCATCCTGGTTGGTCTTTTCGCTGTTATTCTTACTTGAATCTGCGCTAGGATACAGAAATGTGATCCAGCCAAAGCATACTACTACCACATCAGAAACCCCAAAACCATGGATGCGTACCATTTATGGGACGCAGCCTGAAATTGTGACTCCTACTGTGATTGCTGGTGTGACTTTCGGGCATCCACCAAAAGTTACTCCAGATCCATTGGAAGCCTGGGTTTCATTAAAGAAAGATGGTTCTCCACAGACCATAAAGCCCCAAATCAAGAACGGCCGTACAAAGAACCCATCACCTGATTATGGGACATACTTTAAGACTGCTTCAGTTACAACTTATTCCGAAGAACAGTTAATTGAGATGGGTATAGATCCTGAAGGTCCACATGAAGAGGAAGTACTTGCGGATGAGGACCTTACCTATTTATCATTGAACCCTGTTATCAGATGTACTCCTGACCGTTACTTTAACAAAGGTTTGGCTAAGGACGAAACTAGTGCACCATTCTGTACCCCAAAAGAAAACGCCGATTTGAAAGTTGATAAGACATATTTTGTGTCATGGTTCACTAGATTCTTCGAAAATGATGACGGTGTgaaggaagatgaagttCGTGTTCATTTATCATACGTCCAGGAGAAAGCTCATGATAAGGGATATGCcaaaagagaaatgaaGGCTACGTTTTTCTCCAGTGAATGgttgaaaaatcttgaCGGTATGTATCCTTTGGAAGTAAGGGAAGAGTGGCTACAGGGATCATATAATAAAAAGGTAGTTGTTTCTGTTCAGCCTAAGAGTGTTCCAGACGATGAATTCGATCCATTGGAACATGGTGTTGTAATCAACATTATCTTGGGTTCCAAAGTGTTCAAAACTACCAAAGAACAATTGGCCCTAGAGGATCAAGGTATTACTGACGATACTTGGTACTATGTTGCAATGACCATCCCAACAGCAGTATTATTTGCAGTTGTTTTCATGTACTTCTTCGTACAACTTAATGCTAGATACAGAGATTTTAGCGATGTTAAAAGAGACGcattgaatcaaaaacgTAGAGTCATTGGTAAGTTCAAAGATATGAAAAAATACAAGAACATCAAGAATCACAAATATGACGAACTCCCTCTACACAAAAGTAGTAAacaaagttga
- the AAN1 gene encoding Aan1p (similar to uniprot|P36083 Saccharomyces cerevisiae YKL075C Hypothetical ORF), giving the protein MSAEARVPHATRKPRKQVRYKFQFTRDLRFQDTNYKTVTSMEYLSTNYGQRTARIIHSFISCIHRKINHDVSKISDNVVLKLIRPMDKLKLFLLLVTLSQRGGPDYWLDKHGKPNSSDYEEEVEPKNIKKEPKLFCTLLENVMRENIKKNFDETLYDENYVYSSIWANFMEGLINHYLERVIIPKSERKVCQQLYKPMMKIISLYNEYNDLIEKSENSGFMLDSKSSSDNDNVEVKLANAQKLLWKARQDIPKTISKELTLLSEMYSTLSVEEQDYQLDQFVCCAEEYIELVYLPSLIDVLFANCGSVDFWKIMFVLEPFFYYIEDLPDESSSLDIEVIDPEDGLDKEPRKPDPRVATLEKICEVAAKENWI; this is encoded by the coding sequence ATGTCCGCAGAAGCTCGTGTGCCACACGCAACTCGCAAGCCGCGCAAACAAGTGCGATACAAGTTTCAATTTACTAGAGATTTGAGGTTCCAAGACACAAATTATAAAACTGTAACATCCATGGAGTATTTAAGCACCAATTATGGCCAGAGGACAGCACGTATCATACACTCATTCATATCATGCATTCACAGAAAGATCAATCATGATGTTTCGAAGATTTCTGATAATGTAGTACTAAAATTGATCAGGCCAATGGATAAATTAAAACTATTTCTATTGCTAGTAACACTCTCACAACGAGGCGGCCCAGACTATTGGTTGGACAAACATGGTAAGCCGAATAGCTCGGATTATGAGGAAGAAGTGGAGCcaaaaaatatcaagaaagaaccaaaatTGTTCTGTACTTTGTTAGAAAATGTGATGAGAGAgaatatcaagaagaattttgaTGAGACACTTTATGACGAAAACTACGTCTACAGTTCTATATGGGCTAATTTCATGGAAGGCTTGATTAATCATTATCTGGAAAGGGTTATCATACCGAAATCAGAGAGAAAAGTATGTCAACAGTTGTACAAACCTATGATGAAAATTATTTCTTTGTACAATGAATACAACGACTTGATAGAAAAGAGTGAGAATTCCGGCTTTATGCTCGATAGTAAATCGAGCTcagataatgataatgtGGAAGTCAAATTAGCTAATGCTCAGAAGCTTCTTTGGAAGGCAAGACAAGATATTCCAAAAACCATAAGCAAAGAATTGACTTTATTATCGGAGATGTACTCTACTTTGAGTGTAGAGGAACAGGATTACCAATTGGATCAGTTTGTATGCTGTGCGGAAGAGTATATTGAGCTGGTTTATCTACCTAGTTTGATCGATGTGCTGTTCGCAAACTGCGGTTCAGTTGacttttggaaaataatgtttgttcttgaacCGTTCTTTTACTATATAGAGGATTTGCCGGATGAGTCAAGTAGTCTTGATATCGAAGTCATTGATCCTGAGGATGGACTAGACAAAGAGCCTAGAAAGCCTGATCCTCGAGTAGCTACTTTGGAAAAAATCTGTGAAGTAGCGGCCAAGGAGAATTGGATATGA